The following proteins are encoded in a genomic region of Fusarium keratoplasticum isolate Fu6.1 chromosome 9, whole genome shotgun sequence:
- a CDS encoding UBC core domain-containing protein, which yields MATPKFSTKSPTIRRILKEAAELSNSPSADYTAEPLESDLFEWHFTLRGPPNSVYSNGLYHGRIVLPPTYPLRPPSFRFMTPSGRFEANREICLSISGHHEETWQPAWGVRTALVALRSFMETDARGQLGGLETTDAVRQRLAAESSSFKCAACGKTNGEIIKECEERASEASSSAQEVEVPKELNMGWRDEMEGKKKTENQADEANDDAEAAELAEGFVQTAPIAAVDNSTSEINNPTPTRTTAPNPAPVPAGPAPNAAAPIPRAAAPGTQRQQIRRASDDGVPVWLDRTIVVLVVLLVALVLKILFAL from the exons ATGGCGACTCCCAAGTTCAGCACAAAGTCCCCTACGATTCGTCGTATAC TCAAGGAAGCAGCTGAGTTATCCAACTCCCCATCCGCCGATTACACTGCCGAGCCCCTCGAGTCCGACCTCTTCGAATGGCACTTCACCCTCCGCGGCCCTCCCAACTCAGTCTACAGCAACGGCCTCTACCATGGCCGCATCGTCCTCCCTCCTACGTACCCTCTGCGACCCCCCAGCTTCCGCTTCATGACACCTAGTGGTCGCTTCGAGGCCAATCGAGAGATCTGCCTGAGCATCAGTGGCCATCATGAGGAGACGTGGCAGCCAGCCTGGGGAGTGCGAACAGCTCTCGTGGC GCTTCGAAGCTTCATGGAAACCGACGCCCGTGGTCAACTAGGCGGCCTGGAGACAACCGACGCTGTGCGACAACGTCTCGCAGCAGAGTCGTCCTCGTTCAAATGCGCAGCCTGCGGCAAGACAAACGGTGAAATTATCAAGGAGTGCGAGGAGAGAGCAAGCGAAGCATCTTCCAGCGCccaggaggtcgaggtgcCAAAGGAGCTGAACATGGGCTGGCgcgatgagatggagggcaagaagaagaccgagAACCAGGCCGACGAGGCAAATGACGATGCAGAGGCAGCAGAACTGGCTGAGGGATTCGTTCAGACTGCACCTATTGCCGCTGTCGACAACTCGACATCCGAGATCAACAACCCCACCCCAACCCGAACTACGGCCCCGAACCCCGCCCCCGTCCCGGCCGGCCCAGCACCCAACGCCGCGGCCCCCATCCCCAGAGCGGCGGCGCCCGGTACACAGCGACAACAAATACGGCGCGCATCCGACGATGGAGTCCCGGTCTGGCTTGACCGGACTATTGTCGTCCTGGTGGTGCTTCTGGTAGCTCTCGTGCTCAAGATCCTTTTTGCCCTGTAG
- a CDS encoding B-block-TFIIIC domain-containing protein codes for MRFTILQKLTLNLSRNYVGVIPRRDISVGPNRKYNRLTLDEILALEPPADANEQDAEPSESTSEARTAPQHVLVYASEETMWESLTGHAVDYKRVPKSEWMLLLGIASTTTQGILQGDLGRLVDQDKRSVPKRTDALLKKGYIAKRTTLVRGTKTSKMWLKLFAPPLPKDSEGGDEVRPDMTLTRQVLVDNLDPVPWHIRWTGESIDYTALATTIMAIAKEWGVLRMTDMKSKLGVLGMRWQMKVLAKVCRFLNSRGVIQYVAAKLGEKVFKDCIKYVRDFNSEDWAVYLATGKKQAKTPRNPDLDGLDGTKADGQTSNASEVAAAPPWSLDKPVPVIIAEMAQRLGETGLTNPDVYALTLGPSYSRHLSSMTTALSVPNLQPAHLSHFQLRSEHTRTGKVASYRYFAQNDSLPPPIANGNDGSHSHGATLADSYGFSPIPATSISSEPSTTLMELCSLGLATRKTNKGRPKKGNAKKQKPAPATKAKANRKQSKESSVPQQKQAARENTAQEDATQESGTHETDTQENTSQESATQKDGIQENGVISQGTAAEEPGAPSQDSTTQLETAPEKSQTLNPDDAPSGSGDADTLVATLKVSSDHLKDVLSESQPAVTTPVRATPARATRARSTRSSAKKAETEIASASLDAEEIEDGDENEKEPEAEEAIKNPLSNRKRGRPRRGETRKKGNAAETTDGDSGPRPWVCEKCGGSWKNDIGLKYHLEKSRTACNPSFDEATAGPVRRGKKRVISEVEEPETPTPAEDKSPQAEAPDQAEPEKEDQGQEVEEESFSTPARRVPKLRGPVARLSWSSRPTVSFKSDSFHVNPEWRRPPVTSFDTPKTPLSNGTNGALVQNEDGQPRPVLGPLHRFDLAASSPKTPRPRSQAKAPESTAETPQPKAPQTNGQEGSNGLLNGGSSAVKPRSPAVVDTPISKAAMSARIRQIIQEILTEQSGVFPGGKPFWHAITIRWTQTFPTEAIPQVRAYQAVLRDMLKNKVVAEHWHSFRSTKGMTEKCHVIVQAGVDPFSPEATNLLDKIKAAHPDTYIPPPFDALADHDLLNRGRRDLPIEVEMLDAPVYVARAAQKRALEELDDDDEDAPPPQKRSRRRKRAARDNSASPDRASKRNDITFHQDYETGQGKWYEHFAGVATHGAPESIRFLEPNTFLDEEPPRWLSKRASKAAARHVQEEEAFNDIPKELVFDKPILVSGDLGAWPYISAQDFELQDASYTLKGWMPDMNWFAWSSMLDVIDERTLELKRQKRQHRTDLGRYQRFVERLQCCMDTERSWAESFIHAPRGAAGPHNTFVTFFSGADMELVDVPGLTWPSEWQLTPESFPGAVPDRQLLVDSTSDEEDDSPKWTRLSVPQAGPDGESARTTTARQQQGQQARVKRVRLLTRALTTIPAEAEQSEGLNAQNAINDSSDSEEADRLLAAFVAVRVLLGGSDKAIDWGLLLKLFPSFKLKDLRRFWITARRDQGAYIGKLTKDFQDKFLIAYQKEELPEFDFDDPLDYDWHELIDWTLQLPRRKGVDLPSTRALLEEDFTSHKASRVVDDWREKFHHVQSSVFSRFEATTGSPAVVSVDKMLTGLEEHVELTDRVIARSWVRSLCCTEDSRYSVEQIRQKFSSLAKGDQDRNNALLKQAIEDLTQQRIICRSKKAPLGGRPYRLNEWYYHMLGKLAQRTKYQEAADFKAKLDAVFRRGETFQVPYTLEDGAVMALTNLNASERIKLMPVDVPNIPLGFEPGNYESRKFPKSYYHFSIEAVPTDTYKYDEDIDVIRKTIYEGPPTAGKESVLPQWVDFFGRRDAQRWMDILGAFCFVFALRGYLSIEGVCSALKPVLEEFEAQMIIDWGKKTGVLKESEDGLGVTTGEWWWLAVPWQWGRQLRARGRREDD; via the exons ATGCGATTCACCATCCTTCAAAAACTCACGCTGAACCTCTCTCGCAACTACGTGGGGGTGATCCCGCG ACGAGACATCTCTGTTGGTCCTAATCGCAAGTACAACCGTCTCACATTGGATGAGATACTAGCACTTGAACCACCCGCAGATGCCAACGAGCAAGATGCGGAACCCTCAGAATCAACATCAGAGGCCCGCACAGCTCCTCAACATGTGTTGGTGTACGCCTCTGAGGAGACCATGTGGGAGTCTCTCACCGGCCACGCGGTTGACTACAAGCGGGTACCCAAGTCTGAATGGATGTTGTTGCTCGGAATTGCTTCTACGACTACCCAAGGTATCCTGCAAGGCGATCTCGGCCGGCTCGTCGACCAGGACAAGAGGTCCGTTCCCAAACGAACCGATGCGCTGCTTAAGAAGGGCTACATCGCCAAGAGAACGACACTCGTGCGAGGAACCAAGACGAGTAAGATGTGGCTCAAACTGTTTgcgccgccgctgccaaaGGATAGTGAAGGGGGAGATGAAGTCCGCCCTGACATGACCCTCACTCGCCAAGTCTTAGTTGACAACCTCGACCCAGTGCCCTGGCACATCCGATGGACCGGAGAATCTATCGACTACACAGCCTTGGCTAcaaccatcatggccatcgccaaggaaTGGGGTGTCCTGCGAATGACCGACATGAAGTCCAAGCTCGGCGTGCTGGGAATGCGCTGGCAGATGAAGGTCCTTGCCAAGGTGTGCCGTTTTCTCAACTCTCGAGGTGTCATCCAATACGTCGCCGCGAAATTGGGGGAGAAGGTGTTCAAGGACTGTATCAAATATGTCCGAGACTTCAACTCTGAGGATTGGGCGGTCTACTTGGCTACGGGCAAAAAGCAGGCGAAGACGCCCAGAAACCCTGAtctggatggcctcgatggaACCAAGGCCGACGGCCAAACTTCTAACGCTTCAGAAGTAGCCGCAGCACCACCGTGGTCGCTAGATAAGCCAGTTCCTGTCATCATTGCGGAAATGGCACAGCGACTTGGCGAGACCGGCTTGACAAACCCAGATGTTTATGCCTTGACCCTGGGCCCGTCTTATAGCCGCCACCTTTCTTCCATGACCACCGCTTTGTCTGTCCCAAACCTGCAACCGGCTCATCTATCCCATTTTCAACTTCGCAGTGAGCACACCAGGACTGGAAAGGTAGCTTCATATCGCTATTTTGCTCAGAACGATTCACTTCCGCCTCCAATCGCGAATGGCAACGACGGCTCTCACAGCCATGGGGCAACTCTCGCCGACTCCTACGGCTTCTCCCCGATACCTGCTACAAGCATCTCTAGCGAACCTTCCACTACATTGATGGAACTTTGCAGCCTGGGGCTGGCGACTCGAAAGACGAACAAGGGGCGtcccaagaagggcaacgcaaagaagcagaaacCTGCTCCTGCTACAAAAGCCAAGGCAAACCGAAAACAGTCTAAAGAATCATCAGTGCCACAACAAAAACAAGCAGCTCGGGAGAACACGGCTCAGGAGGATGCAACTCAGGAGAGCGGAACTCATGAAACCGATACCCAGGAGAATACAAGTCAAGAGAGCGCGACTCAAAAGGATGGTATCCAGGAGAACGGTGTCATTTCGCAGGGTACAGCAGCTGAAGAGCCGGGCGCGCCTTCACAAGATTCGACAACACAGCTGGAGACAGCGCCAGAAAAATCACAAACTTTGAATCCAGACGATGCGCCATCGGGCTCAGGCGACGCTGATACGCTTGTAGCTACTCTCAAGGTGTCTTCAGACCATCTCAAAGACGTGCTTTCCGAGAGTCAGCCAGCTGTTACCACCCCTGTACGAGCAACACCTGCACGAGCGACGCGTGCTAGATCAACAAGATCTTCAGCGAAGAAAGCAGAGACTGAAATCGCGAGCGCTTCTCTTGACgccgaggagattgaggacgGAGATGAAAATGAGAAGGAacctgaagctgaagaggcaATCAAGAATCCCTTGAGCAATAGAAAACGTGGTCGCCCGAGAAGGGgcgagacgaggaagaagggaaaTGCGGCAGAGACTACCGATGGCGACTCTGGTCCACGTCCATGGGTTTGCGAAAAGTGCGGCGGCAGCTGGAAGAACGACATTGGTTTGAAATACCACCTGGAAAAGTCGAGGACGGCTTGCAACCCCTCATTCGATGAAGCCACGGCAGGCCCAGTCCGGCGCGGAAAGAAGCGAGTCATCTctgaggttgaagagcccGAAACTCCAACTCCCGCAGAGGATAAGTCACCACAGGCCGAGGCACCCGATCAGGCGGAGCCAGAgaaagaagatcaaggccaagaggtggaggaggaaagcTTCTCAACTCCAGCTCGACGTGTTCCGAAACTACGAGGCCCAGTTGCCCGACTATCTTGGTCTTCACGACCAACGGTCAGTTTCAAAAGCGACTCGTTTCATGTTAACCCAGAATGGCGACGTCCTCCAGTCACCAGTTTTGACACCCCGAAAACACCGCTATCGAATGGAACCAACGGTGCTCTTGTGCAGAATGAAGATGGACAACCACGTCCTGTTCTCGGGCCACTGCACCGCTTCGATTTGGCTGCGAGCTCGCCAAAGACCCCTCGCCCGAGATCGCAGGCGAAAGCACCTGAGTCAACGGCTGAGACTCCCCAGCCAAAGGCGCCTCAGACCAACGGCCAGGAAGGTAGCAATGGCTTACTCAATGGTGGCAGTTCAGCTGTGAAGCCCAGATCACCGGCAGTTGTCGATACCCCCATATCCAAGGCTGCTATGAGTGCTCGCATTCGCCAGATTATTCAGGAGATCCTAACAGAGCAGTCCGGCGTCTTTCCAGGAGGTAAGCCGTTTTGGCATGCGATCACAATACGTTGGACACAAACGTTTCCGACAGAAGCAATCCCCCAAGTGCGCGCGTATCAAGCCGTACTTCGGGATATGCTGAAGAACAAGGTCGTTGCCGAACACTGGCACAGCTTCCGCAGTACCAAGGGCATGACTGAAAAGTGTCACGTCATAGTTCAGGCTGGTGTTGATCCATTCTCCCCTGAAGCCACCAATCtgctcgacaagatcaaggcagCTCACCCAGATACATATATACCGCCACCCTTTGACGCTCTGGCCGACCACGACTTGCTCAACCGCGGCCGTCGAGATCTTCCGATCGAGGTTGAGATGCTGGATGCCCCAGTGTATGTGGCACGAGCTGCACAGAAGCGAGCCTTAGAAGAGctggacgatgatgacgaagatgccCCTCCACCTCAGAAGCGAAGCAGGAGACGCAAGAGAGCGGCAAGGGACAACAGCGCGTCCCCAGATAGGGCATCCAAACGGAACGATATTACCTTTCATCAAGATTACGAGACCGGGCAAGGAAAGTGGTATGAACACTTTGCGGGCGTTGCAACCCATGGTGCCCCCGAGTCAATTCGTTTCCTCGAGCCCAATACTTTCCTGGACGAGGAACCCCCGAGGTGGTTGTCGAAGCgcgcctccaaggccgcaGCTCGTCATGtgcaagaagaggaagcttTCAATGATATACCCAAAGAATTGGTGTTTGACAAGCCGATTTTGGTTTCCGGCGATCTTGGTGCCTGGCCATATATCAGCGCCCAAGACTTTGAGCTGCAGGATGCCAGCTACACGCTGAAGGGCTGGATGCCTGACATGAACTGGTTTGCTTGGTCATCTATGCTGGATGTGATTGACGAACGCACCCTTGAGCTGAAACGCCAGAAGCGGCAGCATAGAACCGACCTTGGTCGATACCAACGCTTCGTTGAGAGACTACAGTGTTGTATGGATACGGAGCGATCATGGGCCGAGTCCTTCATTCATGCGCCACGCGGTGCCGCGGGTCCTCACAACACCTTCGTGACGTTCTTTAGCGGAGCCGACATGGAGTTGGTCGATGTTCCTGGCCTCACGTGGCCTTCAGAGTGGCAACTTACACCAGAGTCCTTCCCAGGAGCCGTCCCAGACCGGCAGCTTCTTGTCGACTCGACAtctgatgaggaagacgacagCCCTAAGTGGACGAGACTATCAGTGCCCCAAGCAGGACCCGACGGAGAGAGCGCGCGCACCACTACTGctcggcagcagcaaggccagcagGCCAGAGTCAAGCGTGTCCGCCTCCTAACCCGCGCTTTAACCACCATCCCTGCCGAAGCAGAACAATCAGAGGGTCTCAACGCCCAGAATGCAATCAATGACTCTTCTGACTCTGAGGAAGCGGACAGGTTGCTCGCTGCATTTGTTGCTGTTCGTGTGCTACTCGGTGGTTCCGACAAGGCGATCGATTGGGGACTgttgttgaagctcttcccatcgttcaagctcaaggatcttCGCCGTTTTTGGATCACTGCCCGTAGAGATCAGGGCGCATACATCGGAAAACTCACGAAGGACTTTCAGGATAAGTTTCTGATCGCATATCAGAAGGAGGAACTTCCAGAGTTTGACTTCGATGACCCCTTGGACTATGATTGGCACGAACTGATTGATTGGACGCTTCAGCTACCACGCAGAAAGGGCGTTGATCTGCCATCGACCAGAGctcttctggaagaggaCTTTACCTCTCACAAGGCCTCTCGCGTGGTGGATGACTGGCGAGAGAAGTTTCACCATGTGCAGTCATCTGTCTTCTCTCGGTTTGAGGCTACTACTGGCAGCCCAGCCGTTGTATCTGTTGACAAGATGCTGACCGGCCTTGAGGAACATGTCGAACTCACTGACAGGGTCATTGCAAGGTCTTGGGTGAGATCTCTATGCTGCACGGAGGACAGCCGGTATTCAGTGGAACAGATCCGGCAAAAGTTCTCCTCGCTCGCGAAGGGAGACCAGGATCGGAATAACGCGCTTCTCAAGCAGGCCATTGAGGATTTGACTCAGCAACGAATCATCTGCAGGAGCAAGAAGGCTCCCCTTGGTGGCCGACCATACCGTCTCAACGAATGGTATTACCACATGCTGGGGAAACTAGCACAGCGGACAAAgtatcaagaagcagccgacttcaaggccaagctggacGCTGTCTTTCGTCGTGGAGAAACCTTCCAGGTTCCATACACTCTTGAGGACGGAGCTGTCATGGCATTGACAAACTTGAACGCTTCCGAGAGAATCAAGCTGATGCCCGTGGATGTGCCCAACATTCCTCTTGGATTCGAGCCAGGCAACTACGAAAGTCGCAAGTTCCCGAAGTCGTACTATCATTTCAGCATCGAGGCGGTCCCGACAGACACGTACAAGTATGATGAGGATATCGATGTGATCCGCAAGACCATCTATGAGGGCCCTCCCACAGCGGGCAAGGAGAGCGTGCTGCCGCAGTGGGTTGACTTTTTTGGGCGACGAGATGCCCAACGTTGGATGGATATCTTGGGCGCATTCTGCTTCGTCTTTGCTCTCAGGGGATACCTGTCGATCGAGGGAGTGTGCAGTGCACTCAAGCCAGTGCTAGAAGAGTTTGAAGCCCAGATGATCATCGACTGGGGCAAGAAGACGGGCGTGCTCAAGGAATCGGAGGATGGGCTAGGAGTGACGACAGGAGAATGGTGGTGGTTGGCAGTCCCGTGGCAATGGGGACGGCAACTCAGAGCGAGAGGTCGACGAGAGGACGACTAA